The nucleotide window GAAAAAAGGGCACTAGAAATATGTAATGGCGcataaaaaaagaacaaagcCACTAAATGCATTAAATTCCAAGGCCCTATAACAGCAAAGTCGTTTGGTATTGGCCACATACTAATATGAATTATACTATAGTTTTTCATTCTACAGGCAATCCTATCTGTTAACTGATATAGGGTCTAGTGATAAGCAACCATACAAAAAGGGGAAGATGGCCAATAGGAGTCAGTTACAAGAGACATTACACCCGTCTGCACAGACATAATATGAATATACCTGGTCCAGGTCGGAATCCTTTAAAAGGATCTTCTGCATTGATACGGCATTCAATTGAATGCCCTCTAAGCACAATATCTTCCTGCAGATCAGGAcccaatgaaaaaaaattaaaaagattggCTTTATGGTAAGGCCATAAGTCTCACATTCCCTTCTCAATACCTGTTTGTAACGAAGTTTTCCTCCCATGGCTACATGAATTTGTTCCTCAATCAAGTCAACAGAGGAAATCATTTCTGTCACAGGATGCTCAACCTGAAtttctcaaaaagaaaaaggctaGTTAGTATGTCATGATTAATCCTCGTATACAGATATCTTTGAGAATACATTAACTGAAGACCATATCCTTAATCACTTGGATTAACCTGGATACGAGTGTTCATTTCCATGAAGTAGAAGGACCCTCTTTCATCTAGAAGAAATTCAACCGTTCCAACACCAATGTAACCTATGGATGCTGCCGCTGCAACAGCTGCATCACCCATGGCTTTCCGCAACTCAGGGGTCAATGCAGGAGAAGGTGCTTCTTCAAGCAGCTTTTGGTTGCGTCTCTGCATATCATATTCAACATTACTTATTACTTCATAACCTACTTTTCTACCAAAAGAACTGAAAAAATGGtgatacaaaagaaaaaattaaggaaaaaaaggCTTCTCACAAGCAAAATAGAGTAAGGCTTTTAACAGATACATGCATGACAAAAGCTTCACTCAGCACCATAACATACCCAGGGCTTCTTGAGAACCGTGTGGGAAGGAATGTACCTCCATTTtactttagatttaaaattaagaagGAAAAGAATTATACATTTCCATTATACTTCTGAGAGTAAATCAAGCAAATTGCTTCAGGAGACTGATAAAGGGCTATACAAGTTCCAGCACACAAAATCAGCCTAATATATACCATCTAAACCAATCTAGATTAAAAAATCACTAGTCAATGATGAGTTCAGAAGTTAGGCTAACCAGTTAATAACCAACTAGGGTAACAAGGTTAATCATAAACTCTAAGGACACCACCgccttaaatatttaataaatgctTCATGCTACCCAACTCTAATACTACATCACTCTAGTCCACATTGGGAATGCCAAAGATTGAGTTGCAAAGCAACCAGCTCAATGCAGTTAAAATACCCCACGTAGAACTGGACTAAGTTAGGAGTTCAATGACTCAAAGTTATCATCATGAATGAAAATATTAACCAGGTTGATGCTTTTTCTTTTGGGTGGGGGGGGTGTGTGGGGTGTGCGCGTGCAGGACTTCTGACTACCTTCACATGACATAATCATGATTAAGTCCAGCAATCtctcaaaattttgtttggCAAAGGTCAAGGAAGTTATGAGGAACATGATCATGTACTTTACCTGGATGCTGCAGTCACGTTCACCAAAGTGGACAACATTACCATATTTATCGGCAAGAACCTGTAAAGCCAAAGAGTACACTAGAGTTAATATGAAAGAACAGCATGCTGTTGTCTGAAAGTAAATTGCAtaaacagaaaaacaaaaaaaaaaaggaaatagtACCAGAGTAGTATTTCCAGCCCAACCTCAGCTTGGGTAATAAGgagcaatattatatttatgagtaTGATTTTATACTAAATGATTAATTTACATTGAAGCtttaatttgaacaaattttgcTCAGGTTTTTAGTTTGCTGAACCAACTCTAGTCAAAATTTAGCGGTGCTGGTGTACAGACTTTTTAATCTTTCTCTTGGCAAAGTTAAATACAGTATGGACCACTTCTTAGACTTCAAGAAGAAAAGTGACAGAGCAATACCCTTGTTCTTATACCATTATCACTTTTTTCATCAATAGGAATGTACCCTTCTctgaaagaaaacaaatttcagAATTAATCTTTTCTAATCCCAATCATTCAGAGACCAAGGAGCTCACTATGCATTTcatttttcctctctctctctctctctctctctctttctctctctcttttgatAGGACTGCTGCTTTGGCCTGCTTCAAGGCAGTTCAAGAAAGCAATGCTCATTTCATGAGATACATAAGTACAATTCTAAATTCCACCTaaaaaaaaatgcctaaaaACCATTGTACCGTGGAAATGCTAATGCCATTTGTATACATAGAGCCTCACACAGGAGGGACAGAGTCTGTCCATCACTAGTGAACACAAATTGCAAGAAACCTTTTGTATGGTCTCCATGGTTTCAGTTAGCAGGTCTCAGTTGGCtgatactttattttttaattatttaggcTTGAGATGGATATATTTGAATAGCAATTATAGGCATTtcatatgttataaaaaaaaaaaaaaatttaattacctgAAACTCAATATGCCTTGGATTTTGGATATACTTTTCCAAATAAACTCCATCATTTCCAAATGCAGCAGCAGCCTCACTCTTAGCTTGCtgtggaaaaaattaataaaacagaCTCAATTTATAGAAAACTCCAAAATGcgtaaaatttcttttttttcttgggtTTTGTGGTATATGAAAATAAGATAGTTAAGAATGTTAAAGATTTGGCACAAGATGATTGGAAGAAAAATGTGATTCATATAAACAAGTAAACAAGATAAGAGAAAAAGACATTCATGACATCAAAACTTTGATAGCATGTTTTATCCTGTACTGGAACATTAGGCTATCAAGAAATTGTAAATACTAACACACCAGCAAATAACAATAGAATGCAAAACACATGACCGACATTCCTAAAATTTAATGAGAGAAATCAAGGACAACCAAAAATTCAAATCACTTCCATCGCCAAAGCTTGTTTGATAACCTTAATCTGGTACTTtgaataaggaaagaaatcacAAAACAAGCATAAAATCAAATACTTCTACAAGTGCTGTTAAATTAAATGGAAATGATCTCTTTCAAAGAGGCCAAATATATGATTTAGATATGATGCTTTAAGTTTCTTTACCGAGTGAAATTACAATTCTATCTCTCTCTgcctgccttttttttttttttttggttgttgttgTTTTTGGATACCAAGAGACCCCTTGACCTTACTTGCATGTGCAGTGGGTATAATCCAAGAGATTATCGTAAGATTGTATGATCTTTAGTAGTCAGGCTATTTGTTAGATCAAATACCTAGGTAGGTAACTAATAGAAAGTAAGTGATTTGAAAGTGTTTTGAATCTCAGAGATGCCACTCAGAAACTCAGAGTCATAATATTATACCAATATATGCGGGCTTTTAATGTTTATCTTATTCttcaattttctatattttatatttttatcattatggcatcttaagtatttaaaaactCATGATTAATATATTGTCTCACATCCAAATGAATGCTTCGGTTTTCTAACAGCTCCcctaaaatctaaatttatttcaaaagatGTTTGCTATTCCTTCTTCACCATTGTTAACATTAAATCTTTCTGTCAGACACTAAAACATTAAAAGATCCAGCAGCTAGGTCAAGTATGTCTTCGATTATCAGTACAACCAAGTCAGTAAATAACAAACATACAAATGATGTTGACAATCTGCTCTACACAGACTAAGAAGGCATACGTTTGTTTGTGCAATAATACAATGGTATCAACAGATGGACAGCTTCTTctatagaaaattttaagtaattgtCAACAAAAAGAAAGGCAGGAAACACAAAGTACAGTTTCTGACCATCAAAGAAGGATTATTCTTTACATAGTCAGAACTCAGAGggcaaaaattaaaaggaaCTGGAATTTTCAAATGGGAGACATTCCTTGAATAATTCTAAGAGACAACTAGTCATAAGGACCATACCTGAAGCAGCTTCACAAATTCCTCAGGTTCTTTAGCAAGACGCATTCCACGTCCTCCTCCACCTGCTGTTGCCTAAAAGCAGTAAAATGTTTTCAGATCAGTAcagttaataaaaattcaatttatgcttcaattaaattcatgtaaGTACTTGGTACATAATAAAAACTACAAATCATAGAAAAACCCATTCCACCATAATCTTTTATAAGAATTTACATCTTTATAACTTTTCCAATTATAATAGTTCAGCTTTGAtgatcataaaagaaaattacaataaaaattagTACAAGGAAAAAAGCAGCATCCATCAAGAAAAAAGTTCAGAGAATCCTGAAAAGCTAGTCTAAGTTATTGATAGAAGATCATGAATATAAATTGTAATCTGCTATAGTCAAAATTAGGAACTTTGAATTATAACAATTAGAGAACAAGACATGATAGTGGAGATCATTAACCTTGATCATCACAGGGAATCCAATCTCACCAGCAAGCTTGATTGCTTCCTCGGTGCTCTGTATGAACAATTAATCAACAAAAAGAGCAAGTGCTTAGCCAATTTTCATTATTACTACTGGTGTAAAgtttttatgattataatacacaaaataatCGCCAAATGTGATACCTGCAGCAATCCATCACTCCCTGGTACAGTAGGAACACCAGCATTCTTCATTGTCTCCCTGGCCGTTGATTTGTCACCCATAATGCGGATACTGTCGGGCTATCAAAACATAATAGGAATTCAaccacaaattcaaaataaaaaatagagaagaTTCCAGGCTAGGAAACTGCTATTTGCATTTCTACCATACAATTGCCTGATTTAAAGTGCTTACATTTGGCCCAATAAAGTTGATTCCATGCTCTCTGCACATTTCAACAAATACTGCATTCTCAGCAAGAAATCCATATCCAGGATGAAGCATTGTGCATCCTCGACTGATAGCAGCTGATAGAACATTTGGAATCACCAAATACCTGCAGAAAGACAGCTCAATAAGCAAGTTATGCCATGATGATCCTTACCAGAAATTGAAAAAGGATGAATCAAAAAACCCCTGCCTCGTATTCACAGGTGTCTTCAGTGCAAAGGTTTTCCTCAAAGAATCATACTATTGAATTTAGTGTAAAACCATTCCTTGGTTCTAGAGGTTTAAGTAactcaagattattttgatatgtttcAAGTAGTTTAGTTTGATTCTTCCAATTTTATGGATTTGTTTGACTTGATCTAAATCATCTGGTGTGGTCAACAGTTAGTAAAAGAGTTGTAAACAATTTTTCGTGTAATTctattttttactaatttagcTTACTAATAGTGCAGACATGAGTCACATATATTGAGTTTCTTTGGTTATGACCTatcatttgaaaagaaaaaaatggataaaCCTACGTCAATGTGGGAAAAATCATAAGCtgcacaaaattttttatgacaCGTCAGGTACTGtcttttgagtttaaattaggTGCAAAGCAATGCAGGAACCTTATTAGCTTTAAAATCCTAAGAATTCCATTTCCTCCTAGCAAGGTATCTAAAAAGTCCTAGTTTTTAAGGCTTGAACTCAATTGTAATCACTAcattgataaaaattttcattttatcacCATCccattttgataatgttaattgttaataaaaatttataaaaccaaataatgaggattgtaaaaataaaataaaataccgAAGAGCACTTACGATTGACTACTTGGTGCTTCACCTATACAAACCGATTCATCAGCCAACTTAACATGAAGTGCATCCTTGTCAATGGTAGAGTAAACAGCAACACAAGGTATTCCCATTTCATGAGCAGTCCGAATAACTCGAACAGCAATTTCTCCTCTATTAGCTATAAGGATTTTCTCACCACCACGACACTCAACACTAAGTGCTGTACCGCGTCTTTTTGAATTGCGGATAACTTTAACTTTACTCGCTTGAGCTCTTTGCCTCGGAAAACTAATCCTACTATTCCCCACCATAAAGCTACATTGAGAACTCCTTATTCCACTACTCCTCCCAATGAATAATGCCTTCataaaagacaataaaaaaaaaacataaattaaatgaattcaagATTCATTACGGCATCAAACCCCTCATCTCTAAAGGGG belongs to Mangifera indica cultivar Alphonso chromosome 2, CATAS_Mindica_2.1, whole genome shotgun sequence and includes:
- the LOC123209241 gene encoding biotin carboxylase 1, chloroplastic, whose product is MDASMTMSKSLSTPPALFIGRSSGIRSSQCSFMVGNSRISFPRQRAQASKVKVIRNSKRRGTALSVECRGGEKILIANRGEIAVRVIRTAHEMGIPCVAVYSTIDKDALHVKLADESVCIGEAPSSQSYLVIPNVLSAAISRGCTMLHPGYGFLAENAVFVEMCREHGINFIGPNPDSIRIMGDKSTARETMKNAGVPTVPGSDGLLQSTEEAIKLAGEIGFPVMIKATAGGGGRGMRLAKEPEEFVKLLQQAKSEAAAAFGNDGVYLEKYIQNPRHIEFQVLADKYGNVVHFGERDCSIQRRNQKLLEEAPSPALTPELRKAMGDAAVAAAASIGYIGVGTVEFLLDERGSFYFMEMNTRIQVEHPVTEMISSVDLIEEQIHVAMGGKLRYKQEDIVLRGHSIECRINAEDPFKGFRPGPGRITAYLPSGGPFVRMDSHVYPDYVVPPSYDSLLGKLIVWAPTREKAIERMKRALDDTVITGVPTTTEYHKLILDIEDFKNGKVDTAFIPKHEEELRAPEEIVPATPAKEMASATA